The genomic stretch GGTAGTCGACTGGTGCCATGGCGTAGGCGATGTTCTTGCGGATGTTGTCGGGGTTGGCGGTGCCGACGAGCGTGGACGCGATGCCGGGATGGCCGATGGAGAACTGTACGGCGAGTTTCACGATGTCCTCGCCTTGCGCTCGGCAGAAGTCGACGGCTTTGCGGCAGGTTTCGATCATGAGCGGCGGGGCGGGGTGCCAGTCGGGTACGCCGCGTTCGGTGAGCAGGCCCATGCCGGTGGGTGCGGCATTGATCACTCCGACGTGGCGTTCGGCGAGCCACGGGACGAGGTCGCCGAGGGCGGCGTCGTTGAGCTCGTAGCGGCAGAACGAGAGGATCGTTTCGACCATGCCGGGCGGGGTGCGGGAAATCACTTCGGTGAAGACCTTCAACGGTAGACCCGTGATACCGACGTGGCCGATGCGGCCGGCCTCGCGCAAGCGGACGAGAGCGGGCAGGGTTTCGTCCACGATCTGATCGAGGTCGGCGAACTCGATGTCGTGGCACTGGAGCAAGTCGACGTAATCGACGCCGAGGCGCTCGCAACTTTCGTCGAGGCTGCGCGTGACGCGTTCGGCGGAGAAGTCGAACTCGCCTTGACCGTACTGGCCGATCTTAGTCGCGAGGACGTAGCGATCACGGGCGATGCCGCGGAGAGCCCGGCCGAGAACGGCCTCGGCGCGGGTCGCCCCGTAGTAGGGCGACACGTCGATGAAGTTGATGCCGAGGTCCAGTGCGACGTGGACGGTACGGATCGCTTCGGCGTCGTCGGTTTGGCGGAAAGCGCCTCCGAGGGAGGAACCGCCGAAGCCGAGGACGGAGACGGAAAGGCCGGTCTTGCCGAGTGTTCGGTAGTGCATTGTCGGAATCGTTCGGGTGGTGCGACGAGATCTGTCAGAGCACGGCGGCACCGTCGCCGGTCTGCATGTGGAGGACGTCTGGACAGGCACCGAAACGTTGGTGGTAGGCGTCGACCACGGCATTTGCGGCGCGGCGGTCGAAGTCGGGGCCGGTCATTGCCATGACGGCTCCGCCGAAACCTCCGCCGGACAGTCGCGCCCCGAGCACGTCGGGACGTGCGGTGAGCGTGTCGACGAGAAAGTCGAGTTCGGGCGTGCTGTTTTCGAAGAGCTTCTGCGAACTGCGGTGGGAGGCGGTGAGCAAACGGCCGACCTCGGGGAGTTGGTTGAACTGAAGTGCATGCACGGTGGCGCGGACGCGTTCGATCTCCTCGATCACGTGGCGGGCGCGAAGATGGACGGTCTCGGTCATGCGATCATGCGCGGCGTCCAGCGCGCCGGGAGTGGCTTGCACGAGGAGATCGACTCCGAGGGCCTTGGCGGCGTCCATGCATTCGCGGTGACGGGCGGCGTAGAGACCGTCGACCAACGCGTGCTTGGTGTGGGTGTTGAACACCCAGAAGTGCACGCCCTGGGGCAGGGGCACGGTGTCGAAACTCGGTGTGCGACAATCGATGTGCACGAGGTGGTCGGCTTTGCCGAAACCCGATACGCCTTGATCGAGGATGCCGCAGGGCACGCCGACGAAGTGGTTCTCGGCGTGTTTGCCGATTTGGACGAGCGTGGTGCGATCGGGATGCTGCGCCGTCAATTCGAGGAAGGCCAAGGCCGAGGCGAGTTCGATGGCGGCACTGCTGCTCAGCCCCGAACCGGCGGGCAGGTCGGACATGGCGAGAAAGTCGAAACCTTCCGGGCGACGCAGGTCGAACGCCGGCAGAGCCGCGAGGACGCCGAGCGGGTAGTTCGTCCAGCCGCCGTTGCCGCTCTGGCGGGCAGGCTCGCCGGCGGGAAGATCGAGCGGTTCGCCGATCGCCCCACGATAGTCGCTGGCGAAACGCCAGCGAGCGTCGTCACGCGGCGCGACGGCGACGCAGACGCCCCGATCGATGGAGGCACCTAGGACGGGGCCGCCGTTGTAGTCGGTGTGATTGCCGATGAATTCGATGCGGCCGGGAGCGCGGGTGACTACGGTCGGTGCTCGACCGAAGGTTTTCGCGAAGGCGGCGGAGATCTTTTCTTTCATTCAGGGAGTTGGCTGAGACGCGCCGGGGTGCGGCGGAGCGAGGTTCGAGACGATGTCGGGTGGGTGAAGAGGCCAACGTCCGACCGCCGAGGGTCGAGCGCATAGTGTCGCGGTGCAACGAGGTGGAACACGTCCCCGCGAGGGCGAGCGACGGGGGGACTCGTCACGCGGAGGTGTCGCGCCGAAGCGTTCACGGACCTTCGGGTGCGAAGGAAAACTCCATACGGTACGGGCGGTCGGCAGGTATGCGGTATTGGGGCAAGGGTTCCTCGCCCCACGAAGTGGTGCCGCCGAGTCCCTGCTGGCGAAGGTCGACGTTGAAGGTGATCACGTCGGATTCGGGTATGTCGACCGGGTGGTGCGCGAGTTCGATGTCGTCGGGGCGACAGGGGTACGCGGCCATCTCCAGCAGGTGTTCGACGGCACCGACGCGAAGGCCGAGTCCCGAGCGATCGGTGAGCGTGCTCCAACGAATACCGGTGCGGTTGCCGGACTCTTGAGGATCGCCGTAGAAGTGGAACAAATCGCGCACGCGGCCGGAGAACACACCGGTCCATGCGCCGGCGCGGCGGTCGACGTAGTTCTCGTGCGGTCCGCGTCCGAACCACGACCAGACGTCTCGGTCGGCGGGCGTGGTGAACGCGAAGCCGATGCGGGGCAACGCGGGTACGGCGTCTCCCGCGGGGATCAGGTCGAGCGTCGTGTGGACGGTGCCTGCGGCGTCGACCACGTAGAGGATCGTGGCTCGTGTATCCGCAACCGGGATACGCAAGTCGGTCGCGAGGCGCACGGAGCCGTCGGCGAGAGTCTCGACCTCCCACGCGGTGGCGCGCGCGTCGCGGCCCGCGTGGCGCCACGCGCCGAGGCGGACGGGATAGCGGGCGCCCTCGTCGTTGTTGGTGGTGGGGCGCCAGAAGTCGAGGCGGACCGGTGCGGCGAGGCGTTCGAGGCCGTCGCGACGGAGGGAGACGAGCATGCCGGTGGACTCGTCGAAAATCGCTCCGAAGTTCGAACCCTCCACGGTGGTGCGTCCCGAGGCGCGGCTCGTGCGTAGTGGAGGTCCGGATACGATCGAGGAGGCCGCTCGAGGGCGGTCCGGGAGTTCGATCTCGTCCCACGCGATCTCGAATCCGGCCGGTGCCCACGGCGTGGCGTCGGTTTTTCGGAACGAAACCCGCAGATGGAGTTCGCCGACGTTCGGAAGCGAATCGGGCAGATCGAGGACGAATCGCTCGCGCGCTTGCGGTTCGACGACCGGCAGGTCGAGACGACCATGTGCGAACTCGCGTCCTTCGTGACGGAGCTCCCAGTGGGCCTCCAGGTCCGCGGTGGTGGCGAAGAAGCGTTCGTTGAACACTTCCAGTTCGATCGAGTTCCCCGTGTATGCGATCGCGCGGGTGTGGACGTCTTGGTGGACTTTGAAGACTTCCGGATACTGGGGGCTGGGCCGGAGGTCGGCCATGACGATCCCGTTGAAGCAGAAGCTGCGGTCGTTGGGCCGGTCGTTGAAGTCGCCCCCGTAGGCGAAGAACGGGCGCGTGCGCGGCTGCGCGGCGGCGGCGAGCAGATCGAGGTCGAGGCGGACGTCGGACGTGGTGGTGCCGACGGTGTCGGAGTCGCGTCCGCGGACGACGACGCGGCGGATCGCGCCGTTGAAGCGCAGGCTCGGGTTCTCGGGGTCGAGGCCGATGCCGAGGGGTTGCGTGCCTCGGACGAGGTCGCCCGCGAACGGTGCCTCGGCGACGAGCGTACCGGAGAAGTGAATACGCACGGTCACGCCGTCCCATGAGGCTCGAATCGGGAGGAATGTGCGCTCCCAGTCGGCCGGGAGTGGGGCGCGCAGGGTGTGGACGCCACCGTCGGTGTCGCGGAGGACGAAGAGGACGGCGGCGCTGTCGCCGTCGAGCGCGAGGGTGTATGCACCACGGCCCGACGCGACGATCGGGTAACCCGCGTGCTCGTTGCGGTTGTTGTTGTCCGAGCGATCGATGCCGAGTGCGTTTCCGCGGGCTTCGACTTCGATCACGAGGGCGGCGTCGGGCTGCAACTGCGGGGACGGCGCGACGATCAGGCCTCCGGCGACCAATCCTTCGGAGTCGTCGAGAACGCCCGCGAGCCGGACGCCGTGCTCGTGAGGCGAGGCGTCGCGGACGGCGTCCGCGGCGTGCTTCGTCGAGAGGATGCCTTGGTCGCGCCAGTCCCAGATGAAACCACCCTGCAGGAGGCGGTGCGAGCGCCAGACCTGCCAGTAGTCCGCGAGGTTGCCGGAACTCGCGCCCATGGCGTGGTTGTATTCGCATTGGATCATGGGCCGTTGCGCGGCGAGCGGTTTCTTCTCTTCTTCGGCGGCGTAGGCGAGGCTGGCCGCGACGGAGGCGTACATGGGTGCGAACATGTCGACGTGCGGTCGTTGTTGCGCCTGCTCGTACATGATCGGTCGGGAGGGATCGCGCGAGCGTATCCACTCCGCGGATGCGACGAAGTTGGCACCGTCCCCGGCTTCGTTGCCGAGGGACCAGATCACGACGCTGGGGTGATTCTTGTGGAGTTCCACGTTGTTGCGGACGCGGTCGAGGTGCGCGGGTCCCCATGCGTGATCCTTCGCGAGGGGATTGGCGTCCGGACCCCAGCCCATGGCGTGGGATTCGATGTTGGCTTCGCTCACCACGTAGAAGCCGAGTTCGTCCGTCAATTCGAGGAAGCGGGGTTCGTTGGGGTAGTGGGAGGTGCGGACGGCGTTGATGTTGGCGCGCTTCATGGCCAGCAGGTCGGCGCGCATCGAATCTTCGGACACGGCGTGTCCGGTCTCGTGGTGGTGATCGTGCCGGTTGACGCCCTTGATCAGAACGGGCCGGCCGTTGACGAGCAGGTTGCCGTTCTTCACTTCGGAGCGGCGAAAACCGACGCGCAGGGCGTAGTGGATGGTCTCGTGTCCGTCGGCGTCGAGGGCGAGGCGGAGGGTGTAGAGCGTCGGCGTCTCGGCCGACCAAGTGGCGACGGTCATGGGCGGCAGGGCCAGGAGCAGATCGGTGAAGGCGCCGGAGGCGACTCGAGTTCCTTCGGCGGAAAAGGGATGCGCCGTGCCGTCCGGTCCGACGAGGGAGGCGGCGAGCTTCGGGGTGACCGGGGTGGTAGTGGTGTTGTGGATACGCGCTCGGAGTTCGAGCGAGGCGGTGCGCATGTCGTCCTCGAGACGCGTGCGGACGTCGAGATCGCGAAGGTCGCACGGAGGTGCGCTCCAGAGATGGACGGAGCGGAAAAGGCCCGACAGGCGCCACATGTCCTGGTCTTCGAGATAGGAACCATCGCAGTGTTGCATGACGCGTGCGGCGATCGTGTTTCCGCCGTCCCGAAGGTGCGACGTGAGCTCGAATTCGGCGGGTGTGCGGGAGTCTTGGGAGTAGCCGATCTCGTGGCCGTTGAGCCAGAGGCGAAGGTTGCTGTCGGCACCGTTGAAGACGACGAAGACGCGGCGTCCGTGCCAAGAGTCGGGCAGGGTGAAATCGCGGCGGTAGCTGCCGACGGGGTTGCGCTGGTCTTCGGGAAACGTCGTGAAAGCGGCGGGTGGTTCACCCATCACGCCCGGCGGGTTTTTCGCGAACGGTAGTGTGACGTTGGTATAGAGCGGCTTTCCGTAGCCGTGAAGTTGCCAGTTGGACGGTACGGGGAGCTCGGCCCAGGTAGAGACGTCGAAGTCGGGAGCGTGAAACCCGTTGGGCGCGAGGTCGGGGTGGCCCGCGTAGTGGAACTTCCAGTCGCCGTCGAGGGACTGCACCCACGGAGAGTCGGTCGGGCGAGCGGGAACCTCGTCGGGAGGCGACGTGAACGGGACGAGACCGGCGGCGCGTGGGTCTTCCTTGCCGACCCGGAAGACGGTGGCGTCTTCCCAATCGGGCGCGGCGAACGTGGATACGGTCGTTTGGGCCATGATGAGCAAGAGCGTGGCTGGGATGCGGACGTGAAGTAGCATGGATGCGGTGACTGGCGGCGTGGAGTGGCTCGTGAGGCGGAACCCGGCGTTCGTGGGGGCGACCGGTGTCCGCTCGAGAAACGCAAGATGACTCGAGGCCGCCGGGCGCGGAACTCCAAAGCGGTACCGTCCGCATGAGCGCGGCGCGTTCCGACCGCATCGCCGGCCGTGGGGAAGCGGTACGGGGGATCGGCGCTCGCGGGACGGAGGAGATGGCACCTCAGCCGACGCTGGCCGGCACTGCGGCGGGCGCTCGCGAGCGAGCGTTGCGCAGGGCGCCGCGGCATCCGCCGAGCTTCTTGTCGATCCCGCAAATGTGGTTCACGAGCCACCGTCCGATGTCGCGTTCGAGAGAGTCCAGCACTTCGAGGGACGGACCTTCGGCACGGAAGCGAGCCACGAGGGCACGGAAGTTGGCCAAGAATTTCTTGTGCGCCTCCGCGTTGGCGTGACGCGACGGGCATGCGTGCTTCTCCATGAGGCCTTCTTCGTGGGAGAAGTGCTCGATGGTGTAGCGTTCGAGGAAGTCGATCATGGGCTGGATCTCGTCGGCACCGGCACAGCGGACGATGGCTTCGCGCAGTTGTGCGATCCGGGATATCAGCTCCTGGTGCTGGAGGTCGATCGACTCGACGCCCGTGGCCATCGTGCGGGGATCCCACGCGATGCCGGCGGACGCGGCGTCGGGGTTGCGAGACGACGAGTCGCGGTCGGAGGCTCGGTCGCGTGCGGTCGTTCCGTCTTCGCCGAGCTTGAAGGCCGCGACGAGGTTGCGCAGGTCGTTGCCTATCCGGGAGAGTTCGCGTGCGGCGGCCGAAGTGCTCGTGGCGGAGCCGGTGGTCGATCTGGCCGCTTCGGAGACTTCGGCAATGCTGGCGGCGAACTCGTGGGTGCCGGTGGAGGCCTCGGCCGAATTGCGCGAGATCTCGTTCATCGTGACCGACTGCTCTTCGGTGGCGGCAGCTATGTTGGTTTGGATCGCGTGGATTTCTTCGATGATCCGGCCGATCGCAGCGATGGCTCGAGCGGACTCGTCGGCGTCGTTTTGGATCGTGCTGATCTTGCGTTGAATGTCTTCGGTGGCGACGGACGTCTGGCGGGCGAGTTCCTTCACCTCCGAGGCGACGACCGCGAAACCTTTTCCTGCTTCGCCTGCGCGGGCGGCTTCGATCGTCGCGTTGAGCGCGAGGAGGTTGGTTTGCGCGGCGATGGAATTGATGACGGATACCACCGAGCCCACCTCGCTGCTGGAATTGCCGAGTTTGACGACTGCTTGGTTGGTCTTGGAGGCCATGCTGGACGCGTCGGTAGCGACGCGTGCGGCCTGTGCGGACCGCGTGGCCATGTCGCGTATCGTGGCGCTCATCTCTTCGGCCGCGGTCGCGACGGTGGAGACGCCGCGACTGATTTGTTCGGCGGAGGCCGAGACGTTCTGCGCCCGGTTTGCGGTGCGTTGGGCGACGGCGCTGACGGACGCGCTCACTTCGCCCAGTCGATCGGAGGACGTGTTGAGGGCACCGACTGTCGTGGCGACTTTGCCGAAGGCGTTTCGAAGACGCTCGCCCATTGAGTTGAGAGCTTGGGCGAGATGGGAAATCTCGTCGTCGCCGGAAGTGTCGAGCGTCCGAGTGAGATCGCCGTCGGCCATGGCGCGGGCGAACTCGACGCCTTCGTCGAGTTTGCGGCCGATGACGCGGGCCAGCCACCAACCGAGGCCGATGGTGACGATTGCACCTCCCAAGGCCGCGAGAACGACCCACAGGATGGCCGATCGAAACTCCGTCGAAGCGGAGCCGGCCGCCTCGAGCACGCGGCCGGTCGCTTCAGCGAGCATGACCTCGTTCTCCTTGTAGTCGTCGAAATACGAGCTGGCGACGATGATCCAGTCGCTGGAGGCTTGGTGTACGGCGGCTGCGAGCTTCTGGCGGGGGGCCGGATCGTCCGGATTTTTCCACGTGTAGGTCGTGGTGGTCACCGCACCCGGATCGGCTTCCAAGGTATCGCGAACGAGCTCTTGGACGAACGGACGTCCGTCAACGTCGGTGGCGTTCCAGATGTTCTCGCCGTCCCTTGCGCCGTCTTTCGAGACGATGTAGGTCCCGCGATCCTTTCCCGATGCCTGCAGGACGAAGAAATATCCGGTGCGTCCAACCTTCACTTGGCGGATCGCTTCGCGTAGTTCGTGCGTGATGCTCGTGACGTCGACACCCACGTACAACATCCCGATCACCCGAGTCCGAGCGTTGTCCCAAACGGGTTCGTAAGTCGTGGCGTGCAACTGATCGACGACTTGCGCACGACCTCGGAAAGTCTCGCCCGAGAGCACCGCGGAAACCACCGCGTTCGGTGTTCCGTCCGGCATCCTTGCCGGGATGTAAGTGCCGATGGCGCGACGACCTTGGCGGTCGCGGACGCTCGTGGTGACGCGAAGCATGTCGCCCGCTTCGTTCATTCGGAGAAACACCGTGCAGTGATCGCGTGTGAAATGGTGCACCCGGTCGACGAACCCGGACGCCTCGAGTCGTTCTTCGGACGCATCGGCGATCACGCCCGCGATCGTCACTTCCGGCAGTTCGATCGCGGTCTTCGAGCGGGAGAATTGGTCGACGGCTTCCCAACTTGTCGTCTTGGGCTCGTGGAGACGCACGCCGCCGCCTTGCTCGAGGGCTTCACGAGCGATGCGCAACGAGTGTTCGAGGCGTGCGGTGGTGC from Opitutales bacterium ASA1 encodes the following:
- a CDS encoding aldo/keto reductase, which codes for MHYRTLGKTGLSVSVLGFGGSSLGGAFRQTDDAEAIRTVHVALDLGINFIDVSPYYGATRAEAVLGRALRGIARDRYVLATKIGQYGQGEFDFSAERVTRSLDESCERLGVDYVDLLQCHDIEFADLDQIVDETLPALVRLREAGRIGHVGITGLPLKVFTEVISRTPPGMVETILSFCRYELNDAALGDLVPWLAERHVGVINAAPTGMGLLTERGVPDWHPAPPLMIETCRKAVDFCRAQGEDIVKLAVQFSIGHPGIASTLVGTANPDNIRKNIAYAMAPVDYPLMAEVLRILAPVHNHNFTRGRPENRDTVIDSAQ
- the galK gene encoding galactokinase translates to MKEKISAAFAKTFGRAPTVVTRAPGRIEFIGNHTDYNGGPVLGASIDRGVCVAVAPRDDARWRFASDYRGAIGEPLDLPAGEPARQSGNGGWTNYPLGVLAALPAFDLRRPEGFDFLAMSDLPAGSGLSSSAAIELASALAFLELTAQHPDRTTLVQIGKHAENHFVGVPCGILDQGVSGFGKADHLVHIDCRTPSFDTVPLPQGVHFWVFNTHTKHALVDGLYAARHRECMDAAKALGVDLLVQATPGALDAAHDRMTETVHLRARHVIEEIERVRATVHALQFNQLPEVGRLLTASHRSSQKLFENSTPELDFLVDTLTARPDVLGARLSGGGFGGAVMAMTGPDFDRRAANAVVDAYHQRFGACPDVLHMQTGDGAAVL
- a CDS encoding glycoside hydrolase family 2 TIM barrel-domain containing protein, with the translated sequence MLLHVRIPATLLLIMAQTTVSTFAAPDWEDATVFRVGKEDPRAAGLVPFTSPPDEVPARPTDSPWVQSLDGDWKFHYAGHPDLAPNGFHAPDFDVSTWAELPVPSNWQLHGYGKPLYTNVTLPFAKNPPGVMGEPPAAFTTFPEDQRNPVGSYRRDFTLPDSWHGRRVFVVFNGADSNLRLWLNGHEIGYSQDSRTPAEFELTSHLRDGGNTIAARVMQHCDGSYLEDQDMWRLSGLFRSVHLWSAPPCDLRDLDVRTRLEDDMRTASLELRARIHNTTTTPVTPKLAASLVGPDGTAHPFSAEGTRVASGAFTDLLLALPPMTVATWSAETPTLYTLRLALDADGHETIHYALRVGFRRSEVKNGNLLVNGRPVLIKGVNRHDHHHETGHAVSEDSMRADLLAMKRANINAVRTSHYPNEPRFLELTDELGFYVVSEANIESHAMGWGPDANPLAKDHAWGPAHLDRVRNNVELHKNHPSVVIWSLGNEAGDGANFVASAEWIRSRDPSRPIMYEQAQQRPHVDMFAPMYASVAASLAYAAEEEKKPLAAQRPMIQCEYNHAMGASSGNLADYWQVWRSHRLLQGGFIWDWRDQGILSTKHAADAVRDASPHEHGVRLAGVLDDSEGLVAGGLIVAPSPQLQPDAALVIEVEARGNALGIDRSDNNNRNEHAGYPIVASGRGAYTLALDGDSAAVLFVLRDTDGGVHTLRAPLPADWERTFLPIRASWDGVTVRIHFSGTLVAEAPFAGDLVRGTQPLGIGLDPENPSLRFNGAIRRVVVRGRDSDTVGTTTSDVRLDLDLLAAAAQPRTRPFFAYGGDFNDRPNDRSFCFNGIVMADLRPSPQYPEVFKVHQDVHTRAIAYTGNSIELEVFNERFFATTADLEAHWELRHEGREFAHGRLDLPVVEPQARERFVLDLPDSLPNVGELHLRVSFRKTDATPWAPAGFEIAWDEIELPDRPRAASSIVSGPPLRTSRASGRTTVEGSNFGAIFDESTGMLVSLRRDGLERLAAPVRLDFWRPTTNNDEGARYPVRLGAWRHAGRDARATAWEVETLADGSVRLATDLRIPVADTRATILYVVDAAGTVHTTLDLIPAGDAVPALPRIGFAFTTPADRDVWSWFGRGPHENYVDRRAGAWTGVFSGRVRDLFHFYGDPQESGNRTGIRWSTLTDRSGLGLRVGAVEHLLEMAAYPCRPDDIELAHHPVDIPESDVITFNVDLRQQGLGGTTSWGEEPLPQYRIPADRPYRMEFSFAPEGP